GGGCAGGGTGGATTTGGGGGTTGGggtgagaggctgaggaggggatgGGTTTGGGAAGGGCCCCCGGGGCTCCAGGGCTGAGACACTCTTTCCCCGAAGCTGGTGCAGAATAAGGCCTATGTCATCCTGGCTGTGTGCTTCGGGGGATGCCTCGGGATCTCCTACAGCTTCTCAACCCTCCTGCAGCAGATCCTCTGTGCAAGCGGCTACTCCAATGTGAGCCCTGGCCCCACCCATGGGGGTTCTGCCTCACTCACCCCATACGGCCACAGAGTCACTGCTGCCTCCGGGGTGCTCCGTGTCCGACCCTGGCGGGGGCCACATGGACGCCCTTCTGTGTGTGGGCCCTCCCGAGATGCCTTGGGCGACATTATGTCCACAGGTGGTGGGCAGAGCTGCAGCGAGGGGGTGCAGCTGTGGGATGGAGTGGAGGGACTGATGGTGCATGGTTGGGAAGATGGGGCCCCCAGGGCTCCCAGTGCCCCTTCCCAGCAAGGCCCCACCCCTGTGGGTCTGCAGGACAGGGCCATCTTCTGGTATCTAGACATGCCGCAGGGAGGGCCTTGCTCTGCTCACACATTCTGAGCTggccctctgccctctgggatCAGTGCCCGGTGTAGGATTGGGGGCATGTTTCCATCTTTGCCAGGGCCACAGGCACCACGGCCCTGTGGGGCCTCTGTGGCGACAGGCTCTTCCCTTCAGCGATTGCTTTgctctggggtggggtggggaacaCAGGGCAGGAAACCTTACCCCACAGGCAGCCAGCGGTGCGGCTGGAACCTGTGTTGCTGTGTCTGGGCCTTGGGCACAGCACATGGCCCTACCCTGAGCCCCCTGCCCTGATGGTGTGCACCTATGATAATGGCGGCCTCTTGGGGCCCTGGCCTCTCCTCGCCTCCTCCAGGGGTTTTCTGGCCTCTGTGGAGCTCTCTTCATCGCATTTGGGATCCTGGGGGCGCTGGCTCTCAGCCCCTACGTGGACCGGACCAAGCACTTCACTGAGGCCACCAAGATCGGCCTGTGCCTGGTCTCTCTGGCCTGCATGGCCTTTGCCCTGGTGAGGGTCTCCTCAAGCCAAGACCGCCCTgcgggggtgggtgggtggtgaggcccagagagggcagttGGCAGCTTGGCTGGAACAGAGGTCTGGACTATCTCATGCCCGGCCTCTGCCAGCCAGGGTGGCCCCTGGGTGGGATGGGTTCTCCCGCCCTGTGCCTCATGTCCGATGAATCCAGGTCCAATTCTGACCGCCACCCCCTCCACCTGTCTGCCTGCCGTTCCACTGCTCCCAGGTGTCCCTGCTGCAGGGACAGATGTTTGCCTTGGCCACCACCTGCTCGCTCCTTGGGCTCTTTGGCTTCTCGGTGACCCCCGTGGCCATGGAGTTGGCAGTCGAGTGTTCCTTCCCCGTGGGGGAGGGGGCTGCCGTAGGCCTGATCTTTGTGCTGGGGTGAGTATCCATCTGCCCCTGCTGCACCCCAGAGATACTCCCCTTGCTCCACCCCTACAACCCTGGGGTTGCACCGTGTGGTCCAGGCCCCTTTTCGGGGAGGTGGGGAACCTGCCTGCTCCGGCAAGAGCTGAGCAAGTtctgagtgcctgctgtgtgcagGCTGGGCCAGCTGATAGGGCCCGTGACCGAAGCTGTGTGCTGCCTTCGGGAGGGTGGTGGCAAAAGGGACAGCACTGATGTCAACACTTCCCAAGGTGGCACCTGGCTCCGAGGGGATGGGCAGTGCAGCGGGGGCTGAGGGCCATGTGTGTCTAGGCAGGCCGAGGGAATACTCATCACGCTGGCGATGATAGCACTGACTGTGCAATGCCTGGAGCAGTCCTTCTCCACCTGCCAGCAGGGGGAGGATCCACTTGACTGGACAGGTGAGCACCACATGGAGAGTTCCCGGGGAACAGGACAGGTGAGCCCCATGTGGGGAGTCCCCTGGAGCAGGACAAATGAACCCTACGTGGGGAGCCCTGGAGAGCAGGACAGGTGAGCCCCACGCAGGGAGTCCCTGGGCAACAGGACAGGTGAGCCAGGACAGATGTGGCCAAGATCAGAGGTGGGTTGGCACACCCATATCCCAGACCCCATGCTGGTGACCTCTCTCAGGACCTGGGTCTGCAAACACCCCCTCAGGGCTGTCAAGAACTGGGAGTGGGCTCTTGTCTGGGGTCACTCTGTGGTCAAGGGTAGTGGTGTCACCATAGGCCAGCGTCCAGCTCTGCCCATCTGTGGCCCCGGGGCTTGGCTGTGGGGACAGCTGTGCTATGTGTCCCCAGTGTCTGTGCTGCTGATGGCCGGCCTGTGCAACCTCTTCAGCTGCATCCTGGTACTCTTCTTCCACACCTCATACCGGCGCCTGCAGGCAGAGTCTGGCAAGTCCTCCTCCACCCAGAATGCGTGCCCAGGCGCCAAGGACCAGGAGTCCCCGCCGTAAACTACCCCTTGAGGCCCCAGCATGGCACTCCCAGCTTGGAAGCTCAGGGCCAGCTCATTCCTGGAGCCGCTTCTCTgggccctgcctcctcctcccagagccCCAAGACGCAGAGACTGACCAGGGACGTGTGGTGAAGGGGAGGCAGGATCGGGTCACCCGGGCTGTGCCCACCACGCCAGACAGCTGGGCGCAGGGACCCAAGGCGTTCGGCGCACTAAGGGCCTGCGGAGAGCCCCTGGGCCCGAGACTGATGCGAGGCTGAGAGAGAGGGCTACTGCTGTGTGGACCTGGACCAGGCAGGACGGCCGTGGGCGGTGCAGACTCAAGGTGGGGTGTGGACTGAGGGGGAGCGGGAAGGGCTGGGGTCCTGAGGCCCAGCAGGGCGACTCCGGAGTGCAGGGCGGGGGGCCTCGCTAGAGGACCCCAGAGGGCCCCAGAGCCCCCACCCTGTCTGCTGCCGAGCGACTCCTCGCGCGCAGGGCCCAGCAGCCACGGACGCGCCCTCCCGCCCCGGCGGACTCGCAGGCAGGATCCTAGCGTCCAGGTTTATTGACCAGGCCGGGCCtcactcctccttttcctccccgTGGGTGATCACGTAGCTCAGCGCCTTGTAGTCCAGGTTGCCCGCGGCATCGATGGAGGCGAACTGGAACATCTGGTCCACCTGCGGGCGGGGGCGAAAGGGCCCCCTGCGGGCTCCGGGAGCGAAATACAAACGCGCACCTGCAGCGGTCCCGGGTGTGGTTTCTGCGCCCGGGGAGAGGGAGCGGGGAGGGGCGGTGCTGGGGGCGGTGCGGCGGCGGCTGCAGCCATAGCCTGGGCGCGGGTGTTGGGCTCGGCCCTTCAGCAGCGTCGGGGAGGACCATGTGGGGTCTGGGGGAGGTGCGGGGGTCCTGAGGGTGCCCGGGCATCGGTCTCGCCCTCTGGGGCTGGGAGGGGTGCGTCAGGCGTGGGGGGCGGCTGCGGGACCGCACAGCTGTGAGCCCCGCCCCTCAGGCTGGGACAGACGCTCGGGCGGCGGACGGGGTCTCCAGCCGCTGATCTAACAGAGGGGAGGGGTCTCCAGCCGCTGACCTGACCCCTCTGAGCCAGTTCCGTCCCTCAAACGGGCACTTTGGGAGCCCCCCCGGGGGCCTGTTCTGTCCTGGGTCCTAACCGCGGCGCTGCAGCCCCTCGGGCTCCGCGTGCGCCTCCACCCAGCTGACCCCGGGAGCCCCGCCCTCCCCTAGTGGGCTTGGCAGGGGAGCCGCGGGCCAGACCTCTTCCGCTGTCATCTTGTCAGCCTGGGACATCAGCAGACGCTTGATGCTGAGGACGAGGAAAGGGGTCAGCGCGGGCTGATGCGGGGGCGCAGGAGCCTTCTCGTGGGGCTCAGGTGCTCCAGGGGCCCCAGGCTGCACCCGCTCGCTGCACTCCTGCCCTTCCCGCAGGAGTGTGGCCGTGGGGCAGGTCCCTTCCAAACACACACTCAGGGATCATCAGGGTTGGGGGAGCCGTTGATGGGGACAGAGCCTGAAGGACCTTAGAGGACACACTCAGGGGTCATCACTTCTGGGGGGCCCGCCTGGGGGCTGCTGATGGGGACAGAGCCCGAAGGAGGTTACGGCCCAGCGCCTGGCAGAAGCTGAAGATGGAGGAGTGGGCTGAGGGGAAGCCGCCCCCTGGGCACCGGCCGCTGGTCCctgtgtgggcagggctggcctcCCACTTAGCTGGGATCCTGGGTTCGCTCCTCAGGGTCCTGAAGCTGGTCAGAGGTAGGGAGGTGGGCGTGGCATCTGGTGGGTGATTGTCCCTTTTGGAACAGGGTGAGATCGCTGGGGACCCCCGGCGGCCCGGCCCTGCCCCCCCAAGCTGGGCACTCACTACTCCTTGTTGATTTTCCCTTTCCCGTCTGGGTCCAGCATCTTGAAGGCGTTTAGAATGGTCTCCTCGGCATCGGTACCTGCCACAA
This portion of the Rhinopithecus roxellana isolate Shanxi Qingling chromosome 2, ASM756505v1, whole genome shotgun sequence genome encodes:
- the SLC49A3 gene encoding solute carrier family 49 member A3 isoform X3 produces the protein MEPRTMAGQTGADTGLAKPGALCAQQGHRTYARRWVFLLMVSLVSCSNAMLWLSFAPVADIIAEHFVLSMAQINWLSLVYLVVSTLFGVVAIWVLDSVGLRGATILGAWLNFAGSVLRIVPCVVVGTQNPFAFLMGGQSLCALAQSLVIFSPAKVAALWFPQHQRATANMLATISNPLGVLVANVLSPALVKEGEDIPLMLGVYAIPAGVVCLLSTICLRESVPPTPPSAGATSSTSEKFLDGLKLLVQNKAYVILAVCFGGCLGISYSFSTLLQQILCASGYSNGFSGLCGALFIAFGILGALALSPYVDRTKHFTEATKIGLCLVSLACMAFALVSLLQGQMFALATTCSLLGLFGFSVTPVAMELAVECSFPVGEGAAVGLIFVLGGRIHLTGQVSTTWRVPGEQDSVCAADGRPVQPLQLHPGTLLPHLIPAPAGRVWQVLLHPECVPRRQGPGVPAVNYPLRPQHGTPSLEAQGQLIPGAASLGPASSSQSPKTQRLTRDVW
- the SLC49A3 gene encoding solute carrier family 49 member A3 isoform X1, which gives rise to MEPRTMAGQTGADTGLAKPGALCAQQGHRTYARRWVFLLMVSLVSCSNAMLWLSFAPVADIIAEHFVLSMAQINWLSLVYLVVSTLFGVVAIWVLDSVGLRGATILGAWLNFAGSVLRIVPCVVVGTQNPFAFLMGGQSLCALAQSLVIFSPAKVAALWFPQHQRATANMLATISNPLGVLVANVLSPALVKEGEDIPLMLGVYAIPAGVVCLLSTICLRESVPPTPPSAGATSSTSEKFLDGLKLLVQNKAYVILAVCFGGCLGISYSFSTLLQQILCASGYSNGFSGLCGALFIAFGILGALALSPYVDRTKHFTEATKIGLCLVSLACMAFALVSLLQGQMFALATTCSLLGLFGFSVTPVAMELAVECSFPVGEGAAVGLIFVLGQAEGILITLAMIALTVQCLEQSFSTCQQGEDPLDWTAASWYSSSTPHTGACRQSLASPPPPRMRAQAPRTRSPRRKLPLEAPAWHSQLGSSGPAHSWSRFSGPCLLLPEPQDAETDQGRVVKGRQDRVTRAVPTTPDSWAQGPKAFGALRACGEPLGPRLMRG
- the MYL5 gene encoding myosin light chain 5 isoform X2, translated to MDQNRDGFIDKEDLKDTYASLGKTNVKDDELDAMLKEASGPINFTMFLNLFGEKLSGTDAEETILNAFKMLDPDGKGKINKEYIKRLLMSQADKMTAEEVDQMFQFASIDAAGNLDYKALSYVITHGEEKEE
- the SLC49A3 gene encoding solute carrier family 49 member A3 isoform X2, encoding MPTFPRPALEPQLWLSFAPVADIIAEHFVLSMAQINWLSLVYLVVSTLFGVVAIWVLDSVGLRGATILGAWLNFAGSVLRIVPCVVVGTQNPFAFLMGGQSLCALAQSLVIFSPAKVAALWFPQHQRATANMLATISNPLGVLVANVLSPALVKEGEDIPLMLGVYAIPAGVVCLLSTICLRESVPPTPPSAGATSSTSEKFLDGLKLLVQNKAYVILAVCFGGCLGISYSFSTLLQQILCASGYSNGFSGLCGALFIAFGILGALALSPYVDRTKHFTEATKIGLCLVSLACMAFALVSLLQGQMFALATTCSLLGLFGFSVTPVAMELAVECSFPVGEGAAVGLIFVLGQAEGILITLAMIALTVQCLEQSFSTCQQGEDPLDWTAASWYSSSTPHTGACRQSLASPPPPRMRAQAPRTRSPRRKLPLEAPAWHSQLGSSGPAHSWSRFSGPCLLLPEPQDAETDQGRVVKGRQDRVTRAVPTTPDSWAQGPKAFGALRACGEPLGPRLMRG